In Larimichthys crocea isolate SSNF chromosome XI, L_crocea_2.0, whole genome shotgun sequence, the sequence AGAATGGATGGCTGCTTCTGaactaaaattaaattttaaacttaattaactaattagttagttaattaATAGTAATAGACCTTCCCAGGTGTTTGGCCACTCTGAGACATAGCCCGAGATaactctccttctctgctgcagaaacccTCATTCGCACCTTCacacctccagaatcaactaCTGCAACATCCCTTTGACACACAATTGATATAACCtccagtacatccaaaactgtGCTGCTCACACTCACCCGCACTTGTGACCACATTACCCCTGTCCAGTCACAACAACAATACCTGATCTAGGCGTAGCCATCCAGGAGATGTAGCCATGATTTTTATGCATAAGGCCTCTGCCAGAATAACAATGAACAACTCTGACACTTTCACTTACTTTCTAAGGACTCTAACTTTCTGATCTTTCGTGATGGAATAGCAGTGTAGCGTAGCATGTTACATAAATCTGCCTGCTCATTGCATTCAATGTCTCAATGCCCACTTTCAGTTTTCCTGTGTAAAACATGATACACAAGTAAGGTTGCCTCACACAGACTTTACTGATAAGAAATCTGCTATGTCCTGGGTCATCTGTGTATTcatctttgctttctttgtcttctttcttgAAGGCTGTCATCATGGGGGAGTGGTCCGTCCTGTCTGCTTTGTTGGACAAAGTGCAGTCACACTCCACTGTAGTGGGGAAGGTCTGGATGtctgttcttttccttttcaggATCTTCATCCTGGCTGCTGGTGTAGATAAAATTTGGGGAGATGAACACTCAAACATGGAGTGTAACACCAAAACCGTTGGCTGCAAAAACGCCTGCTACGACAAATCCTTCCCCATGTCTCACACCCGATTGGGTCCTCCAGATCCTCTTTGTCTCCACACCGACACTTATGTATTTGGGCCACGTCCTGATGGTGATTCGCAAGAGAAACAAGCTGAGGAGACGTGTGGAGCAGAAACTTGGTAAGAACGGGATGGCTAAAGCTCCAAAATACTCagatgaaaaaggaaaagtacAGCTCAAGGGAGCCCTGCTGGCCAGTTACATGATGCAGCTGCTGTTCAAGATCCTGTTTGAAGTGGCATTCATTGTAGGCCAGTACTACCTCTATGGCTTCATCACGATGCCTGTTAAGATTATATTCAACGAATACCCTTGTCCACAAGTAAACTGCTACATAAGTCGTCCCACAGAGAAAACCatctttattatctttatgCTGGCAATGTCCATCCTTCTGCGACCCTTAACATCGTGGAGATGTTTCACCTGATGATCTCAAAAATGAAGGCGAAGAAAAGAAGGAACAGTGGCTCAATTCCCCTAGAGATACACTCTCTGAGTAAACTCAACCACAATTCAGCTGAGAGTGTTACACTTTGTTGAAGGACTGTGAATAGAGAGATCACTTCTCACATTGCTGAAGGTTTAACATTGTTTAAACATGTACAGAATTGCATCCAGCTTTAAATTGTCTGAAAATTGTCCATTTTGTGTAGCAGTACTGTAATACATATTCTACTTCGTCTGTGGTTAGTAGCAGGAAAAATTGTCATCAACCTTCTAGGAAATATCAAGCAAAGGATGATTTCTACATTCTGTAGGTCACCTCTACATACTGTGACTGAAGCTCTGGTCACTTTGACTTAGGTCATTGTAAAACTTAAAGGTCttaatcataaaataaagtaatctGTAAAGCACTGTAAAACGCTTATCATGTATTTTGGCTTCATCATTTACCCTTGAAATAAATGAGAGAATAATGTGGTACAAGAATTGGGCACTACAATTAAATAAAGGGTGAATCAAAGCCAAAATACATAATGAACTTTTTTACACTGttatttaccacacacacaaatcactaTCATGACATTAAATGTTGATTATAAGTCACTTTGTTATGAGTCAGCAGTTTGCGCTTATATgaatattgtgtatatataatcaAATGTTTGTGCTTCAGCTCTAGCAGCTATAATATTATCATGGAAATGGCTGATTTAATTATCATAACAGGTCATAGGTCTATGGttcctgatttattttcatgaataaaaatgctTCAAAGACACCATTCTCCACTCTTTTTTTCACAAATTACAAGCTGcatatattttaatgacaatTTGTTGGATAATTTGCTGGTCTATAAGATATCATAGCAGTTTTACccatgaaaaaaagaacaaagaatcTTTCCCATTCGACCTTATTGAATCCAATTGTTTTTTGCTTCAGTTCTGGCAGTTATAATGTTACCATGGAAATAGCAGAGTAATATTTCTAGTGATGGGAAGGTTTGCAAGTAGAGGTCTAGTTGGCCAATCAGATTGcaggtggtgctgctggtggtggtaaTGTCCAAAACCTTTCAAGCCGGGgaccaaacaaagaaaaaaatatgtcaaTCAATCATAGGCCATAAGTCTATAAATCAGTTTAACACACTTTGTGCCTTACACTTGCTGAGCCTTAGACTGAAGAATGGCTGCCAGGTCAGATTTAAGTCTCCAAAGTAAATCAAGGACTATCATCTTAGTTCTTATCTCAGAACATAAATGCTGCTGTTTAAGAAAGTCAGCAggtcaaatttaattttaattaaaaataaataaataaatcaataaaagtgTATTATATAAATGAAGGTGTAGGGCTGCGCATCTCTACTGAAATTAAGCTTGTTATAATGCTGTGATTTTTCTATCGGGCCAGTGttcaaagtgtgttttcaaCACAGTAATGatgaatttttattttccttaGTGAAATTAATGAttgttgtttgattgattgtgttgtgtcattttattgagATGATTAGGGTGAAGGTCTACTGATAAAACAGGTAATTTTCTAATTACATCTTACACAtattgtgttgtggagaaattgctgaagtcaaaggtcagtggtgaggtcaatagggaagaaagtgttcaggagcctctgatgtcttatgctgtaatgtttattgatgcttggccaaggagaattagagacactctcaaagtatcATGATCAGAAGTCCTTGATCTTatggtctcacattctgctcaACTCATCTgggtggtcagactttaaaccccaagataacgccacaaatactacacgcccaggattagtcaaagagaatg encodes:
- the LOC104939048 gene encoding LOW QUALITY PROTEIN: gap junction Cx32.2 protein (The sequence of the model RefSeq protein was modified relative to this genomic sequence to represent the inferred CDS: inserted 3 bases in 2 codons) codes for the protein MGEWSVLSALLDKVQSHSTVVGKVWMSVLFLFRIFILAAGVDKIWGDEHSNMECNTKTVGCKNACYDKSFPMSHTRXWVLQILFVSTPTLMYLGHVLMVIRKRNKLRRRVEQKLGKNGMAKAPKYSDEKGKVQLKGALLASYMMQLLFKILFEVAFIVGQYYLYGFITMPVKIIFNEYPCPQVNCYISRPTEKTIFIIFMLAMSIXSATLNIVEMFHLMISKMKAKKRRNSGSIPLEIHSLSKLNHNSAESVTLC